From the Penaeus chinensis breed Huanghai No. 1 chromosome 28, ASM1920278v2, whole genome shotgun sequence genome, one window contains:
- the LOC125039998 gene encoding U-scoloptoxin(01)-Er1a-like, translating to MSGHDLPPPAARELMPLSLPPPPAPPTATLPSAAVMKVFAAAALLCLVAAVSARMAYQLPADAVALVRNSVREVFSCQNRAFGYYADVANDCRIFHVCQPIADEQGQELEMAHFSFICGNQTVFNQEALTCTHPEDAFPCEQAETLFDITNSEFFRIPEESDLE from the exons ATGTCGGGCCACGACCTCCCGCCTCCTGCCGCCCGCGAGCtaatgcctctctccctcccccccccaccagcgcCGCCCACCGCCACCCTTCCTAGTGCCGCCGTCATGAAGgtcttcgccgccgccgccctcttGTGCCTCGTCGCCGCCGTCTCCGCCCGCATGGCCTACCAGCTGCCCGCCGACGCCGTGGCTCTCGTCCGCAACAGCGTCAGGGAGGTCTTCTCGTGCCAGAACCGCGCCTTCGGCTACTACGCCGACGTGGCCAACGACTGCAGGATCTTCCACGTGTGCCAGCCCATCGCCGACGAGCAAGGCCAG GAACTGGAGATGGCCCATTTCTCCTTCATCTGCGGCAACCAGACCGTCTTCAACCAGGAGGCTCTTACATGTACCCATCCCGAGGACGCCTTCCCCTGCGAACAGGCTGAGACCCTCTTCGATATCACCAATTCCGAATTTTTCAGAATCCCTGAAGAATCCGATTtagaataa